One genomic region from Skermania piniformis encodes:
- the prmC gene encoding peptide chain release factor N(5)-glutamine methyltransferase yields MSIRAELAAATTRLRAAGVPTPRADAELLAAHLLGVPRTRLGLLDAPPDELFADYRALVEQRAQRVPLHYVTGIAGFGPIEVQVGPGVFVPRPETEALLEWALGALPTAGSAQPVLLDLCTGSGALALALAHDRPDAIVHAIEADPRALAWARRNAIVRADAGDRPIELRRVDVTDPRALVELTGQVDLVVANPPYVPVGVPIDPEVARYEPPGAVFAGADGLSVIRPLIANVTRWLRPGGAVAVEHDDAGRPAVLELFTATRMFDEITAHSDLAGRPRFVTARRADRMEE; encoded by the coding sequence GTGAGTATCCGGGCGGAGCTCGCGGCGGCCACCACACGATTGCGGGCGGCCGGCGTGCCGACCCCGCGTGCCGATGCCGAATTGCTCGCGGCGCATCTGCTCGGGGTGCCGCGTACCCGGCTGGGCCTGCTGGACGCGCCGCCCGACGAGCTGTTCGCCGACTATCGCGCGCTGGTCGAGCAGCGCGCGCAACGAGTCCCGCTGCACTACGTGACCGGCATCGCGGGTTTCGGTCCGATCGAAGTCCAGGTCGGTCCGGGGGTTTTCGTGCCGCGCCCGGAGACCGAGGCGTTGCTGGAATGGGCGCTGGGTGCGCTGCCGACCGCCGGGTCGGCGCAGCCGGTACTGCTGGATCTGTGTACCGGGTCGGGTGCGCTGGCGCTGGCGCTGGCGCACGATCGCCCGGACGCGATAGTGCACGCGATCGAGGCCGATCCGCGGGCGTTGGCCTGGGCCCGGCGCAATGCGATCGTCCGAGCGGATGCCGGAGACCGACCGATTGAGCTACGTCGCGTCGATGTGACCGACCCCCGGGCGTTGGTCGAGCTGACCGGGCAGGTCGACCTGGTGGTCGCCAACCCGCCGTACGTTCCGGTCGGGGTGCCGATCGACCCCGAGGTAGCGCGCTACGAACCGCCCGGCGCAGTCTTCGCCGGCGCCGACGGACTCTCGGTGATCCGGCCGTTGATCGCCAACGTCACCCGGTGGCTGCGGCCGGGCGGTGCGGTCGCCGTCGAGCACGACGACGCGGGCCGTCCGGCCGTGCTCGAACTCTTCACCGCCACTCGGATGTTCGACGAGATCACCGCGCACTCCGATCTGGCCGGACGGCCGCGGTTCGTTACCGCCCGACGGGCTGACAGGATGGAGGAGTGA